One genomic segment of Strix aluco isolate bStrAlu1 chromosome 14, bStrAlu1.hap1, whole genome shotgun sequence includes these proteins:
- the NDRG4 gene encoding protein NDRG4 isoform X2 — protein MPECWDGEHDIETPYGLLHVVIRGSPKGNRPAILTYHDVGLNHKLCFNTFFNYEDMQEITKHFVVCHVDAPGQQAGASQFPQGYQYPSMDQLAAMLPSVVQHFGFKYVIGIGVGAGAYVLAKFALIFPDLVEGLVLMNIDPNGKGWIDWAAAKLSGLTSTLPDTVLSHLFSQEELVNNTELVQSYRQQIGSVVNQFNLQLFLNMYNSRRDLDINRPGTVPNAKTLRCPVMLVVGDNAPAEEGVVECNSKLDPTNTTFLKMADSGGLPQVTQPGKLTEAFKYFLQGMGYMPSASMTRLARSRTASLTSASSVDGTRPRACTHSESTEAMGQINHTMEVSC, from the exons ATGCCTGAGTGCTGGGATGGG gaACATGACATTGAGACCCCCTACGGTCTGCTGCACGTGGTCATCCGGGGCTCACCCAAGGGGAATCGCCCGGCCATCCTGACGTACCATGATGTGGGGCTGAACC ACAAGCTTTGCTTCAACACCTTCTTCAACTACGAGGACATGCAGGAGATCACGAAGCACTTTGTGGTGTGCCATGTGGACGCGCCGGGCCAGCAGGCAGGAGCCTCGCAGTTCCCTCAGGG gtaCCAGTACCCATCCATGGACCAGCTGGCTGCCATGTTACCCAGCGTGGTGCAGCATTTCGG GTTCAAGTACGTGATTGGGATCGGTGTTGGGGCAGGAGCCTACGTGCTGGCCAAGTTTGCG CTCATCTTCCCCGACCTGGTCGAAGGACTGGTCCTCATGAACATCGACCCCAATGGCAAAGGCTGGATTGACTGGGCAGCTGCCAAG CTCTCTGGCCTCACCAGCACGCTGCCGGACACTGTCCTGTCCCATCTGTTCAGCCAG GAAGAGCTGGTGAACAACACGGAGCTGGTGCAGAGTTACCGGCAGCAGATTGGCAGCGTGGTGAACCAGTTcaacctccagctcttcctcaaCATGTACAACAG CCGTAGGGATCTGGACATCAACCGGCCTGGGACTGTGCCCAACGCCAAGACGCTGCG ctgccctgTGATGCTGGTGGTCGGAGACAACGCGCCTGCTGAAGAGGGGGTG GTGGAGTGTAACTCCAAGCTGGATCCCACCAACACCACCTTCCTGAAG ATGGCTGACTCCGGTGGGCTGCCCCAGGTCACACAG CCCGGCAAGCTGACCGAAGCCTTCAAGTACTTCCTGCAAGGCATGGGTTACA TGCCATCTGCCAGCATGACCCGCCTGGCACGCTCCCGCACGGCCTCCCTCACCAGCGCCAGCTCGGTGGATGGCACCCGCCCACGTGCCTGCACCCACTCGGAGAGCACTGAGGCCATGGGGCAGATCAACCACACCATGGAGGTATCATGCTGA
- the NDRG4 gene encoding protein NDRG4 isoform X1, giving the protein MPECWDGEHDIETPYGLLHVVIRGSPKGNRPAILTYHDVGLNHKLCFNTFFNYEDMQEITKHFVVCHVDAPGQQAGASQFPQGYQYPSMDQLAAMLPSVVQHFGFKYVIGIGVGAGAYVLAKFALIFPDLVEGLVLMNIDPNGKGWIDWAAAKLSGLTSTLPDTVLSHLFSQEELVNNTELVQSYRQQIGSVVNQFNLQLFLNMYNSRRDLDINRPGTVPNAKTLRCPVMLVVGDNAPAEEGVVECNSKLDPTNTTFLKMADSGGLPQVTQPGKLTEAFKYFLQGMGYIAHLKDRRLSGGTVPSASMTRLARSRTASLTSASSVDGTRPRACTHSESTEAMGQINHTMEVSC; this is encoded by the exons ATGCCTGAGTGCTGGGATGGG gaACATGACATTGAGACCCCCTACGGTCTGCTGCACGTGGTCATCCGGGGCTCACCCAAGGGGAATCGCCCGGCCATCCTGACGTACCATGATGTGGGGCTGAACC ACAAGCTTTGCTTCAACACCTTCTTCAACTACGAGGACATGCAGGAGATCACGAAGCACTTTGTGGTGTGCCATGTGGACGCGCCGGGCCAGCAGGCAGGAGCCTCGCAGTTCCCTCAGGG gtaCCAGTACCCATCCATGGACCAGCTGGCTGCCATGTTACCCAGCGTGGTGCAGCATTTCGG GTTCAAGTACGTGATTGGGATCGGTGTTGGGGCAGGAGCCTACGTGCTGGCCAAGTTTGCG CTCATCTTCCCCGACCTGGTCGAAGGACTGGTCCTCATGAACATCGACCCCAATGGCAAAGGCTGGATTGACTGGGCAGCTGCCAAG CTCTCTGGCCTCACCAGCACGCTGCCGGACACTGTCCTGTCCCATCTGTTCAGCCAG GAAGAGCTGGTGAACAACACGGAGCTGGTGCAGAGTTACCGGCAGCAGATTGGCAGCGTGGTGAACCAGTTcaacctccagctcttcctcaaCATGTACAACAG CCGTAGGGATCTGGACATCAACCGGCCTGGGACTGTGCCCAACGCCAAGACGCTGCG ctgccctgTGATGCTGGTGGTCGGAGACAACGCGCCTGCTGAAGAGGGGGTG GTGGAGTGTAACTCCAAGCTGGATCCCACCAACACCACCTTCCTGAAG ATGGCTGACTCCGGTGGGCTGCCCCAGGTCACACAG CCCGGCAAGCTGACCGAAGCCTTCAAGTACTTCCTGCAAGGCATGGGTTACA tCGCCCACCTGAAGGATCGGAGGCTGAGTGGAGGCACAG TGCCATCTGCCAGCATGACCCGCCTGGCACGCTCCCGCACGGCCTCCCTCACCAGCGCCAGCTCGGTGGATGGCACCCGCCCACGTGCCTGCACCCACTCGGAGAGCACTGAGGCCATGGGGCAGATCAACCACACCATGGAGGTATCATGCTGA